The following is a genomic window from Butyricimonas faecihominis.
GAATAAAATCATCTCCCCCGGAAATATTCACGTTATGATTTTGCGTGAAAGAATTGCGCAACGGTTTCGACATCCAGTCCGTGTCAACTCCAGCCCTCACCCGCTTGTAGATTTCATTATACTCCACGTCTTTCTCGTACCCGTCATCACCCATCCCATCATACAAATGCGCCCTTCTCTCGTATTCCAACTTTTCCTCGGCATTTAATAAGTCGTAATCACTAAGATCCGGGAACGAAGCCCCGAAAGTTCCGTCATACGAGACTCTCATTTTACCACCTTTCAACGGCTTCGTCGTGATAACAATAACCCCTTTGGAAGCCTTAGCTCCATATAGAGCCGAAGCGGATGCATCTTTCAACACAGTCACGTTCTCCACATCATTCACATCCATATCAAAAACATAATCCAAACTAACCTCTGCCCCGTCGACAATAAACGTCGGCACGTTAGACGCCCCCTCGAAACTACTCCGTCCCCGGATCAAAATCTCCGGTTTCGTGTTCGGGTCTGAACCCATATCGTTATTCGTCACGATCTGCATACCTGGGACAAAAGCGGCCAAACTTTTCAACAAACTTCTCGTCCCGGCAGTCAGCAACTGTTTTCTATCAACCGAAGTCGCCGCTCCCGTGTAACTATTTTTCGCCTTACTACCGAATCCGGTTATCACCACCTCATCCAGCTCCCCCACGTCTTCTTTCATCACGACAACAAGATTTTTGGTTTCTTTTGTTTTTATAATTTTCTCTTGCGTCACCATTCCCACGAAAGAAAATACCAACACAACACTATCCCTTTTCTGAAATTCAAAAATAAACTTCCCATCCTTATCTGTTGCCACTCCGACGGTTGTCCCCTTTAAGGATACCGTAACCCCAATCAAAGGTATACCCCTCCCATCCTTAACCACACCGGACACCCGCCATGCAACCGGACGTTCATCATTCACCTTCGGAGAGATCACAATCACGTTATCCACGATATGATAAACCAATGACGTTCCCTTCAGAACGCTCTCTAATATTTCCCGTACTGTCGCATTCTTCACGGAAACCGACACGTTCACCCCACTCACCTCATCATCATTGTAAAAGAATTCATAACCGGATTTCTCTCCCAGTTCATTTAAAACTTTCACCAAACTTTCCGATTTTTTCTCCATGGATAACTTGACATTCTGTGCCATGCTTTTAGCGGACACCGAATAAACTAAAAACGACAACAGGAAAAGACAGAGTTTCATAACCATACTAATTTTTTCTAAGGCATGCTGTCCTCCTGCCCTTACATTTGGGTTTTTTTTCATAATTTTGTAAGGTTAAATTGTTTGTACTAAAATCAATTTTTCAATGTCACAGGAAGTGGTACGAACACTTCCTGTTTTTTATCGTATTATTATTGTATTCTCTTTTATTTCAAATTTAACATCCGTGGTCATCTCGATCATCTTCAACACCTGACATATATCCGCATATTTCGGTAATGACCCCGTGAATCGTTTTTGTTTCATCGAAGGATTCGAGAAGAAGAATTCCACGTTGTACCAACGGGATAACTTCCGAATCACCCCTTCCATATCCTCGCTGGCAAAAGTAAATCGATCCAGTCGCCACAAGGTATATAACTTGGTATTTACTTCCCGGACGGTCATCTCTTTCCCCTGCAATAGCGCTTGTTTCCCGGGTGTTAACACAACCTTTTCTCCATTCACCTTATCGTTCACTTCAACCCGCCCCTCGACTAACGTCGCATGACAACTTCCCTCATCCTCATATATCGACACGTTAAAAGAAGTCCCTAACACCTTCACGTCCATATCCCGAGTCTCCACGATAAACGGGGCCGCCTCGTTCCGTGCCACTTGAAAATACGCCTCCCCGGTCAACTGCACCCGCCGCTCGTTACCGACAAAGTGAGCGGGATATTTCAACTCGGACGCACTATTTAACCAGATTTCAGTGCCATCATCCAGCACGATTTTGTACTCCCCTCCCTTCGGAATTCGTAACGTGTGCCATTCCGGCATACTCGAAAGTGCAGATAAAGAATACTTCAAACTACCGTCCTCGCCAATATTCAAGGTCTCCATCCCCGTTATATTTAAACAGGTATCTTTCAATCCCTGTAACACCACGTGTTTCCCCGTCCCTGTTATCAGCACGGCCCGTGTTCCACCCTGTTCTATCCGGGCAACAGCGACTTGTTTCGTTTCCGGTTGAGACGAACCGGCCATTTGCCAATAAATCAGTCCTCCCACGAAAGCCACCACCACGGCAGCCACCGCTCCCCACACTTTCAACAAAGAACGTCCCTTCCGAACCGGTTTTTCCATCACCTCCTTCAACTGTTCCCACCGCCGGGACGTGTCAAACGATGCGTACTCCACGATCTCCCGTTGCAAAACATCCTTATCCCACAACTCTTCCAATAACCTCTGATGCCGCTCGTTTTCATCCAACCACACCCGAAGACGGCTCATTTCCTCTTCCGAAATATCCTCCCGTAAATAAGCCAGGATCAACTCATGTATGTCTTTTGTAACTTTCATATACCTGAATTTTACACCTTAAACACACTCGATCGACAAATAGGTGACAAGAGTATGAAAAAAATATCATCACGTACACGTAATACCACATAACCTCTAATGATTCCCTGTAACAATAAATGCATGAAGACACCTTCTTACTTGCGAGAAAATTCGTTATCGTATGCCAAAACAGAAGTTCTGTTCGAGTTATTTTTATTTATTGTTTGTTAAAATGGCGGCTATCATCGGGCTATAATGGGGCGAGTATGCGGCGACAGCGCCTAACTGTCGCCCAACAGTCTAGTAACAGCCTAGTAATTCCCATAATTAAGATAAGATCATCCCCGGCAAAAGAGGAATCATTACGAAAAGACCTTCATTACAAACCAGGAAAAAACATCCCTGCATAAACGAACAAATCACCTAATCTACCCCGTAAATAAGACTTTGCCCGTTGTTTCTGTGTTTTGATAGTATTCAACGATATATCCAATTCTTCGGCAATCTTCTTATCCTCCTGTCCATCCACGTAAGAACGTTTAAAAATTTCCTTGCACTTATCAGGTAGCTCGTCAATTGCCCCAAAAAGTTCCGCCACCACTTCTGCCCGGATCTGTTGACAAAGAAAATAGTCTTCGTCCAACTCTTCCCGTTTCAGATTTCGATAATTCCGGTCCCGAATCTCCAAATCCCGGAGATAATTCAGACACCGATGCTGCACACTATTATACAGAAAAGTTTTTACTGTTTTCAAATTAGGGAAGCCACCCCGATCCATTCTCCAGAAAGCGAGAAAAACATCCTGCACGATGTCTTCCGCCTCCAAACTATCCCGCACTATACGAGTCGCGAAAAAGCATAGCGCCTTATGATACATCTCGAACAATCGCTGAAAAGCCTCCCGCTCCCCCCGTTCCAGACATTTCACAAATTCCGGTGACTGAATATCAATATTATACATCAAATCCCTATGCTTAATTTGCTTATCGCACGTTCCTATCAAAACTTCCGATAAATAGAAGCGTTTACAAAAATAAGTATTATTTTATCAAATCAAAATAAATACTTCAAATATCAAAAAGAGCCGTCTTCCATTCGGCAGACAGCTCTCTTCTCTTTACTTATTCTCAATAGATAACCTTATCTTAAATAACTTGGCTTACTTTTCTTTTTACATTTACCTTCACTTCGGGAAGACTAACCGGTCCGAAGATCGTGTCTTGACTTGCTACTTTCTGCACCGGAGCAACCGCGGTAGTGTTTTCTACATTCTCTTGATCGGCATAAGCACATACGATTTTTTCAGCTTTAGCTTGGTTTAAACTACGTCCACCGATAAACACTGTAATTACAGCCACGAATACTATTATAATATACTTCATCATTTTATTTTATATTTAAAAATTAGACAACTATTTTTAATCACTCTCTTTATTTCGTTGTTGTTATCTTTCAACAATACAAAAGTACGACACTTCCCCCTACCGGGAAAGTTATCCAAGTTATACTTTAGTTGTCATAAGGTTAAATATATGTTAGGCTTAAAAAAGATAATCCTCTCTTTTATAATAATTAACCAAAGCGGCTTTCCCCGTCTATCCAAGGAGTTAAAGGGTATTTCATGCTCACAACAGAGCGTTAACGAAATCATAATTCACCCCCTAAAACCTCAATTTTTTAAGGGAAACGATTTATCGGGGAATCTTGATTTTATGCTGATATTTATAAAAACAGGCATAAAAAAGAATGTAACGAAGGTCATTTCAGTCCCATTCGCTACATTCCGTAATGATTCTATCGGGTTATCCCGCGTAAATAGTCTTTATCGAACTTCCGATCCCGGTTTCACCTCTTTATCCGGTGAAACAAAGGAAAGCGTTCCGTCGGCATTCTCGGCCATCAGGATCATTCCTTGTGACACGATACCCTTTAACGGTTTCGGTTCCAAGTTAACCAACACGCTGACTTGACGCCCGATCACCTCCTCCGGCGTGTAATGCTCGGCAATACCCGAAACAATCGTACGTTCGTCAATTCCCGTGTCCACGGTTAATTTCATCAACTTCTTAGTCTTAGCCACTTTCTCGGCAGCGATGATCTTACCTACCCGAATATCTATCTTCATGAAATCCTCGTACTGGATATTCTCCTTGGCAGGGGCGGCCTTCACGGATGCCATCTCGTTTGCCTTCTTGGTAGCCAACAATTTATCAATTTGAGCCTGTATCGTCGCATCCTCGATCTTCTCGAACAACAATCCGGCCTCTCCCAATTCATGCCCGGCAGGAATCACGCCATCACCCATTTTAGCCCAATCAATCACGTCAATATTCATGAACTCACGTAATTTCTGAGAAGAGAATGGCATGAACGGTTCCATCAACGTGGAAAGGTTGGCAGAAATCTGTAAACAGATATTCAGAATCGTCTTCACCCGTCCCTCGTCCGTCTTGATCACTTTCCAAGGTTCGGTATCTGCCAAGTATTTATTACCCAAACGAGCCAGATTCATCGCCTCTTTCAACGCGTCGCGAAAATGGAAGGTCTCCAGACTCTTCTCAACACGTTCCACGATTTGCGGAATTTCAGCCAAGACTTCTTTATCGTAATCCGTCAACTCGCCCCGTTCCGGTACCCGGTTGGCAAAATACTTTTGTGTCAACACCAACGTACGGTTAATGAAGTTCCCGTAGATAGCCACCAATTCGCTGTTATTCCGAGTTTGGAAATCTTTCCAAGTAAAGTCATTATCTTTCGTCTCGGGAGCGTTTGCCGTCAACACGTAGCGTAACACGTCCTGTTTACCGGGGAACTCCACGAGATACTCGTGCAACCATACCGCCCAGTTCCGGGATGTGGAAATTTTATCTCCTTCCAAATTCAAGAACTCGTTGGCCGGCACATTATCCGGTAATATATAAGAACCATCGGCTTTCAACATTGCCGGGAAAATAATACAATGGAAAACAATGTTATCCTTCCCGATAAAATGAATCATCCGGGTTTCCGGGTCTTTCCAGTATTTTTCCCATTCCGGAGTCAGGTCTTTCGTGGCAGAGATATACCCGATCGGGGCATCAAACCACACGTAAAGCACTTTTCCCTCGGCTCCCTCGATTGGAACGGGTACTCCCCAATCCAAGTCACGGGTCACCGCACGAGGTTGCAAACCGTTGTCCAACCAAGATTTACATTGCCCGTAAACATTCGGTTTCCACTCTTTATGCTCTTCCAGAATCCACTCTTTCAACCAACCTTCATACTGATCCAAAGGCAGATACCAGTGTTTTGTTTCTTTCAGTTCCGGTTTGTTTCCCGTGATCGCAGACACCGGGTCAATCAAATCGGTAGCGTTCAAGCTAGTTCCACAAGCCTCACACTGATCCCCGTATGCCCGTTCGTTACCGCAATGAGGACATTTCCCCACGATATAACGGTCTGCCAAAAATTGCCCTGCCTTCTCGTCGTAGAACTGCATCGAGGTCTTTTCGATAAATTTTCCCTCGTCATACAGCTTCTTGAAAAAAGCGGAAGATAACTCGTGATGCGTCTTCGAACTTGTCCGGGAATATATATCAAACGAAATACCCAATTCCTCGAAAGAATCCTTGATGATCTTGTGATAACGATCGACAATATCCTGCGGGGTCACACCCTCTTTTTGAGCCTTGATCGTGATCGGCACCCCGTGTTCGTCCGATCCACCGATAAATGCCACATCCTCACCTTTCTTCCTCAGATA
Proteins encoded in this region:
- a CDS encoding FecR family protein, with translation MKVTKDIHELILAYLREDISEEEMSRLRVWLDENERHQRLLEELWDKDVLQREIVEYASFDTSRRWEQLKEVMEKPVRKGRSLLKVWGAVAAVVVAFVGGLIYWQMAGSSQPETKQVAVARIEQGGTRAVLITGTGKHVVLQGLKDTCLNITGMETLNIGEDGSLKYSLSALSSMPEWHTLRIPKGGEYKIVLDDGTEIWLNSASELKYPAHFVGNERRVQLTGEAYFQVARNEAAPFIVETRDMDVKVLGTSFNVSIYEDEGSCHATLVEGRVEVNDKVNGEKVVLTPGKQALLQGKEMTVREVNTKLYTLWRLDRFTFASEDMEGVIRKLSRWYNVEFFFSNPSMKQKRFTGSLPKYADICQVLKMIEMTTDVKFEIKENTIIIR
- a CDS encoding RNA polymerase sigma-70 factor, which codes for MYNIDIQSPEFVKCLERGEREAFQRLFEMYHKALCFFATRIVRDSLEAEDIVQDVFLAFWRMDRGGFPNLKTVKTFLYNSVQHRCLNYLRDLEIRDRNYRNLKREELDEDYFLCQQIRAEVVAELFGAIDELPDKCKEIFKRSYVDGQEDKKIAEELDISLNTIKTQKQRAKSYLRGRLGDLFVYAGMFFPGL
- the metG gene encoding methionine--tRNA ligase, yielding MSKFKRNLITTALPYANGPVHIGHLAGVYVPADIYVRYLRKKGEDVAFIGGSDEHGVPITIKAQKEGVTPQDIVDRYHKIIKDSFEELGISFDIYSRTSSKTHHELSSAFFKKLYDEGKFIEKTSMQFYDEKAGQFLADRYIVGKCPHCGNERAYGDQCEACGTSLNATDLIDPVSAITGNKPELKETKHWYLPLDQYEGWLKEWILEEHKEWKPNVYGQCKSWLDNGLQPRAVTRDLDWGVPVPIEGAEGKVLYVWFDAPIGYISATKDLTPEWEKYWKDPETRMIHFIGKDNIVFHCIIFPAMLKADGSYILPDNVPANEFLNLEGDKISTSRNWAVWLHEYLVEFPGKQDVLRYVLTANAPETKDNDFTWKDFQTRNNSELVAIYGNFINRTLVLTQKYFANRVPERGELTDYDKEVLAEIPQIVERVEKSLETFHFRDALKEAMNLARLGNKYLADTEPWKVIKTDEGRVKTILNICLQISANLSTLMEPFMPFSSQKLREFMNIDVIDWAKMGDGVIPAGHELGEAGLLFEKIEDATIQAQIDKLLATKKANEMASVKAAPAKENIQYEDFMKIDIRVGKIIAAEKVAKTKKLMKLTVDTGIDERTIVSGIAEHYTPEEVIGRQVSVLVNLEPKPLKGIVSQGMILMAENADGTLSFVSPDKEVKPGSEVR